In Carya illinoinensis cultivar Pawnee chromosome 7, C.illinoinensisPawnee_v1, whole genome shotgun sequence, the following are encoded in one genomic region:
- the LOC122314872 gene encoding glutamic acid-rich protein-like: MLHCFSKSVIFPPPKPSLSSVFPFIAQNPNERIKKLQDKIGPERGRERIYMEEQKNRSKQDMKRTRISLGGGDGIAGVVVFGGALAIAGLIAVFTFKKRRKDADHNPRNPSDVSKESKNSKREDEGSEGLRFISQTPSLIKDYGSCLTSHGTPQTSVTQIDPCETLVSAKSLMMEEKPVNEISEENEDSLSGHQEIVICNYSTLESIDSCDDCGVVGKYSLPVPESPILIEETMVKSDSDMEENNSISIKTIEDEKADEASLIVHAEEKAEHNKSTTQSDEEERDEESLLIYNLDKAEHGKSATQSDEEEDRDDEEGSIVEEGEESSEGTTGDSSMESNTEAIWPAEFILDSSQELERTDFTFQNTVEKTEEEEDETAKLVNHDYFNSTENGYALKYEAAEEPTMIWKETHKPVKVNNQPARSLKFGIWIFSIMLLLLLLLATVTCF, from the exons ATGCTTCACTGCTTCTCCAAGTCAGTCATCTTTCCTCCCCCTAAACCCTCTCTTTCTTCTGTCTTCCCTTTTATTGCTCAAAACCCAAacgaaagaataaagaaattgcAAGATAAGATAGGCCCAGAAAGGGGAAGAGAAAGAATTTATATGGAGGAGCAAAAGAACAGGAGCAAGCAAGATATGAAGAGGACCCGGATAAGCCTTGGCGGTGGAGATGGCATTGCAGGGGTCGTGGTGTTTGGAGGAGCCTTGGCTATTGCAGGTTTGATTGCGGTTTTCACtttcaaaaaaagaaggaaggaCGCCGACCATAACCCAAGAAATCCCAGCGATGTATCCAAAGAATCAAAGAACAGCAAAAGAGAAGATGAAGGAAGTGAAGGGCTGCGCTTCATTTCTCAAACCCCATCGTTAATCAAGGATTACGGTTCATG TTTGACAAGCCATGGAACGCCACAGACGAGCGTTACCCAGATTGATCCTTGCGAGACTTTGGTGTCTGCCAAAAGTTTAATGATG GAAGAGAAACCTGTGAATGAAATCAGCGAAGAAAACGAGGACTCCTTGAGCGGTCATCAAGAGATCGTTATTTGTAATTATTCAACACTAGAAAGCATTGATTCCTGCGATGATTGTGGTGTCGTGGGAAAATATTCGTTGCCAGTGCCGGAGAGTCCTATTTTGATTGAAGAAACAATGGTGAAGAGTGATTCCGACATGGAGGAGAACAACTCGATATCAATCAAAACTATTGAAGACGAAAAGGCCGATGAAGCTTCTTTGATTGTCCATGCAGAAGAGAAGGCTGAACACAACAAATCAACAACTCAATCAgatgaagaagagagagatgaagaatctctgcttatatataatttagacAAGGCAGAACACGGAAAATCAGCAACTCAatcagatgaagaagaagatagagacGATGAGGAAGGAAGCATTGTGGAGGAAGGCGAGGAAAGCTCGGAAGGTACAACAGGGGACTCTTCCATGGAATCGAATACCGAAGCAATTTGGCCGGCAGAGTTTATATTGGATTCATCACAAGAATTGGAGCGAACAGACTTCACTTTTCAAAACACTGTTgagaaaacagaggaagaagaagatgaaacagCTAAACTGGTCAATCATGATTACTTTAACAGCACAGAGAATGGCTATGCCTTAAAGTATGAAGCTGCTGAAGAACCCACTATGATTTGGAAGGAAACGCACAAGCCAGTGAAGGTAAATAATCAACCAGCACGCTCATTGAAGTTTGGaatttggattttctcaataatgCTGCTGCTACTGCTGCTGCTGGCTACTGTTACTTGCTTTTAA
- the LOC122316311 gene encoding protein SEED AND ROOT HAIR PROTECTIVE PROTEIN-like, which yields MADLNLFLFPASLLLMISSLVLVISASASGEGYSPKYDLDKTNVGKDDLLSTIIAIQGLVYCKSGSNLIPLEGAVTRITCLAVDKHGFETAPFTFLSNACNPKGYFFATLSPAEVQDGRKLKECRAFLELSPSDTCNFPTDVNKGIAGALLGSFRLLENKKMKLYTVGPFFFTPEPNSDSDGY from the exons ATGGCTGATCTAAACCTGTTCTTGTTTCCAGCCTCTTTGCTTCTGATGATCTCCTCCCTGGTACTGGTGATTAGTGCATCCGCAAGCGGTGAGGGGTACAGCCCAAAATACGACCTTGACAAAACAAATGTAGGAAAAGATGACCTGCTTTCCACCATTATAGCTATCCAAGGTCTTGTTTACTGCAAATCCGGCTCTAATCTCATCCCACTTGAAG GAGCTGTGACAAGGATAACATGTCTAGCTGTGGATAAGCACGGGTTCGAGACTGCCCCTTTTACCTTCTTAAGTAATGCTTGTAATCCAAAGGGTTACTTCTTTGCAACATTGTCTCCTGCAGAGGTCCAAGATGGTAGGAAGCTTAAGGAATGCAGGGCTTTCCTTGAGCTCTCTCCTTCGGATACTTGTAACTTCCCCACAGATGTAAACAAAGGGATTGCTGGTGCTCTTCTTGGATCTTTTCGTCTGCTTGAAAATAAGAAGATGAAACTGTACACTGTTGGGCCATTCTTTTTCACTCCAGAACCAAATTCTGATTCAGATGGTTACTAA